The Acidimicrobiia bacterium genome window below encodes:
- the folD gene encoding bifunctional methylenetetrahydrofolate dehydrogenase/methenyltetrahydrofolate cyclohydrolase FolD produces MIETQLLSGTIVAAAVKEEVAERVVALAKRDRTVGLATVLVGEDPASEVYVRNKRRTAENLGITSIHHQLPADTSQGEVDDLIGRLNEDPAVDGILVQLPLPAGLDGERAVNLIDPTKDADGLHPSNLGKLILGRPGLTPCTPTGVMRILEHYGIEVAGRHAVVIGRSFLVGRPLALLFNQKGVDATVTMAHSRTPNLAAVARAADIVVAAVGVPKLVGPDFVKPGATVIDVGINRTDVGLVGDADFEALQGIAGAMTPVPKGVGPMTVAMLMHNTVTAAEATS; encoded by the coding sequence ATGATCGAGACCCAACTGTTGAGCGGAACCATCGTTGCGGCGGCCGTCAAGGAAGAAGTGGCGGAGCGGGTCGTCGCACTGGCGAAACGGGATAGGACCGTCGGTCTCGCCACAGTTCTGGTTGGTGAAGATCCTGCCTCGGAGGTCTACGTACGCAACAAGCGGCGCACCGCCGAGAACCTCGGTATCACTTCGATCCACCATCAACTTCCCGCCGACACCTCGCAAGGCGAGGTCGACGATCTCATTGGCCGCCTCAATGAGGATCCGGCAGTCGACGGCATCCTGGTCCAGCTTCCGCTACCGGCCGGGCTGGACGGGGAGCGAGCGGTGAACCTCATCGACCCAACCAAGGACGCCGACGGGCTGCATCCGAGCAATCTCGGCAAGCTCATCCTCGGCAGGCCGGGTCTCACCCCCTGTACGCCGACCGGGGTCATGCGGATCCTCGAGCACTACGGCATCGAGGTGGCCGGCCGTCACGCTGTGGTCATCGGCCGGTCGTTTCTGGTCGGTCGTCCGCTCGCCCTCCTCTTCAATCAGAAGGGCGTAGATGCCACGGTGACGATGGCCCACTCGCGAACGCCCAACCTGGCCGCGGTAGCTCGTGCGGCGGACATCGTCGTTGCGGCGGTCGGCGTCCCGAAGCTCGTCGGCCCCGACTTCGTCAAGCCGGGAGCCACCGTGATCGACGTCGGAATCAATCGGACGGATGTAGGCCTGGTTGGTGACGCCGATTTCGAGGCGCTTCAGGGCATCGCCGGAGCGATGACGCCGGTTCCCAAGGGGGTCGGCCCGATGACGGTGGCGATGCTGATGCACAACACGGTTACCGCCGCAGAAGCGACTTCGTAG